In Chryseobacterium sp., the genomic window TTAAAATAATACAGGTCATGGGTAACAGGAAGCTCATCATAACTTTCATATTCAAAAGTTTTTGTAAAATCAATTTTCCCCTGGGTCTGAATTTGTAACCGGAACAGCTTTTCCAATGTCTTTTTTAACAGCTGTCTTACCTGGGAAGACAACTGTTCTTTGGAAATCACTTCAGAAAGAGTATGTTCTCCTAAAAACTCCTGTACATACATTTTCCTGTCTTCTGAAACAGCCAAAATGTGAGGCGTATTAAGATTTAAATCAGAGAAAATAGTTGAGTAATACAGAAAACTATCATTCTCCTGAACATTTTCATTGTAAGTGATAATGTATTTTTCACTGCCGGCTGTTGCCAGAAAATTGACCCTCGCTGAGCCGCTTTGAGCTAATGTGACGAATTCAGTAGATTTTTTACCACAATGGTTTTCAAAAAATCGTTTTGCGTTTTCAGAAGTCATAATATGGAAACAAATATACTAATTTAACATGAGTTGGAAATAGGATAACGGAGAATGCCTTTTTTTACAAACCTGAAAGCAGGAAAAGTAATTTTTCTCAGAATCAATCGTGCAAAATCTGTTGTACGAGCCGAAATTTAATTTTTTTACCGCGAATTCAGGTTATTACAGGCTAATTTTTATCTTTGTAGTATTATGCTAAAAGACTTTAAGCCGGTTTTAATTATTTTGCTGCGATTCATCATTGTTTATGTGGTGTTGCTGTTTGCATACCAGTTTTATCTGAACAGCAGTAAAGATTCAGGGTTGGATTCTTTTTCCAGAATAATAGCAGGGCAGGTGAGTGATCTGCAAAATGCTGTAGGTTATAAGACCGCGCTTTATGATGATGTAAAGAACGAGCAGGTTTGGTTCTATGTAAAGGAGAAGTATGTAACGAGAATGGTGGAGGGCTGCAATGCTATTTCAGTGATGATTTTATTTGTCTCCTTTGTTCTTGCCTTTTACAAGGGGGCAAAAACTTTCCTTTTTGCCGGGGCGGGGCTTGTTTTACTTTATATTATGAATCTGCTGAGAATTGCTGGACTGAATATTGTGATGTCAGATCACCAGGAATATGGTAAAATGTTTCACGACTTTATCTTTCCGGCGATTATCTATGGAAGTGTAGTTTTTCTTTGGCTGGTGTGGATTAAATTCTTTGCTTTACAAAATGAAAATGTTTAATTGGTTTCTGGTTCTGACAGGCATTTGCGGCCTTATAGGAGTAAGGGTATTGGAGGATCAGATTTTCTACGACCCTTTTCTTGGTTATTTTCACGAAGCCATTAAAAATATTGAATTCCCTGAATTTGACTGGGGAAGACTGGTGGCAGGACATCTGTTTAGATTTATTTTAAACCTCATATTTTCCTGTCTTATCATTCAGGGATTATTTAAAAACAGGCAATGGACTTTACAGGGAGCTGTTTTAATTACAATCGTTTTTGCAATCACTTTTCCTGTCTATTTATACTGTA contains:
- the xrtF gene encoding exosortase family protein XrtF; the encoded protein is MLKDFKPVLIILLRFIIVYVVLLFAYQFYLNSSKDSGLDSFSRIIAGQVSDLQNAVGYKTALYDDVKNEQVWFYVKEKYVTRMVEGCNAISVMILFVSFVLAFYKGAKTFLFAGAGLVLLYIMNLLRIAGLNIVMSDHQEYGKMFHDFIFPAIIYGSVVFLWLVWIKFFALQNENV
- a CDS encoding exosortase F system-associated protein, translating into MKMFNWFLVLTGICGLIGVRVLEDQIFYDPFLGYFHEAIKNIEFPEFDWGRLVAGHLFRFILNLIFSCLIIQGLFKNRQWTLQGAVLITIVFAITFPVYLYCIHDRFEIGYLFSFYMRRFVIQPLIILLVVPMFYYRKQMMGKEAEKAN